One window of Gemmatimonas sp. UBA7669 genomic DNA carries:
- a CDS encoding elongation factor G, producing MRDYDSAGIRNIAVVGHGGSGKTSLVDALCFAAGSGKRHGNIRDGTALTDHLPEEVERGYSIALGCAYAEWMESKINFVDTPGSLDFQGDALAGLAATDGALCVVSAVSGVEVGTERMFRAAMQRQDPVLFAVTMMDKEHADFDRIYLEIKSRLTAKVIPVEIPCGEGHEFAGVINLFTQRAYMYTSGAKGEYVETDIPAHCQARFAAYRQELIEAISATDDALLERYLEGQDIDRDDAIHGMKDAMARLDLFPLFCVSAENMIGVRAMLTELVQLMPNAWEMEEIHALTGSEGHATIQLHAKDDGPFAALVFKTLSEPHVGDVSYFRVLSGSVQTGQEVYNATRDVVEKLGHLSVPLGKERVEVQTLHAGDIGCVAKLRNTHTNDTLSTREHPIRLPAITFPESVVHFAVSAAARGEEEKLQQGLHRLHDEDPTLSVAYNPETHETIVGGMGERHLDVAMAVLKRKFGVQADLAPPRIAYRETITAKAEGQGRHKKQTGGRGQFGDCWIRMSPMPRGEGYLFDDRIVGGVIPSKYIPAVDRGIQEAAQRGVLAGFPLVDFRAELYDGSTHSVDSNEMSFKMAGILAFKTVASKCRPVLLEPIDLVEVTVPDRYLGDVLGDLSGRRGQILGTDTDGQQTSVRALVPQAELHLYATQLFSLSHGHGTLTRRFSGYEQVPHEAAQKVVAEHAREMEEATG from the coding sequence ATGCGGGATTACGACAGCGCCGGCATCAGAAACATTGCCGTGGTTGGCCACGGCGGCAGCGGCAAGACCAGTCTCGTCGATGCACTCTGCTTCGCCGCCGGCTCCGGCAAACGCCACGGCAACATCCGCGACGGCACCGCCCTCACGGACCATCTCCCCGAAGAAGTCGAGCGCGGCTACTCCATCGCCCTCGGCTGTGCCTACGCCGAGTGGATGGAGAGCAAGATCAACTTTGTCGACACGCCCGGCTCGCTCGACTTTCAGGGCGACGCGCTTGCCGGCCTCGCCGCCACCGACGGCGCCCTCTGTGTGGTGAGTGCCGTGAGCGGCGTGGAAGTCGGCACCGAGCGCATGTTTCGCGCCGCCATGCAGCGACAGGATCCGGTGCTCTTTGCCGTCACCATGATGGACAAGGAACATGCCGACTTCGATCGCATCTATCTCGAGATCAAGTCGCGCCTCACCGCCAAGGTCATTCCCGTCGAGATCCCCTGCGGCGAAGGCCACGAGTTTGCCGGCGTCATCAATCTCTTCACCCAACGCGCGTACATGTACACGAGTGGCGCCAAAGGTGAATACGTCGAAACCGATATCCCTGCGCACTGTCAGGCTCGATTCGCCGCCTATCGACAGGAACTCATCGAGGCCATCAGCGCCACCGATGACGCCCTCCTCGAGCGCTACCTCGAAGGGCAGGACATCGACCGCGATGATGCCATACACGGCATGAAGGATGCCATGGCACGGCTCGATCTCTTCCCGCTCTTCTGCGTTTCGGCGGAGAACATGATTGGGGTGCGCGCCATGCTCACCGAGCTCGTGCAGCTCATGCCCAACGCCTGGGAAATGGAGGAAATCCATGCCCTCACCGGATCGGAGGGCCACGCGACCATTCAGCTGCATGCCAAGGACGACGGGCCCTTCGCGGCGCTCGTGTTCAAGACACTCTCCGAACCTCATGTGGGAGACGTGAGCTACTTCCGTGTGCTCTCGGGGTCGGTACAGACGGGCCAGGAGGTCTACAACGCCACGCGCGACGTGGTCGAGAAGCTTGGCCACCTCAGCGTGCCGCTGGGCAAGGAACGCGTGGAGGTCCAGACCCTGCACGCCGGTGACATTGGCTGTGTGGCCAAGCTGCGCAACACCCACACCAACGACACGCTGTCCACGCGCGAACATCCCATCCGTCTTCCGGCGATCACCTTCCCCGAGTCGGTGGTGCACTTCGCCGTGTCCGCCGCTGCGCGTGGTGAAGAAGAAAAGCTGCAGCAGGGCCTGCACCGGCTGCACGATGAGGATCCGACGCTCAGTGTGGCCTACAACCCGGAGACACACGAAACCATCGTGGGTGGCATGGGTGAGCGGCATCTCGACGTGGCCATGGCCGTACTCAAACGCAAGTTCGGCGTACAGGCCGATCTGGCGCCGCCGCGCATTGCGTATCGCGAGACGATCACGGCCAAGGCCGAAGGGCAGGGTCGTCACAAGAAGCAGACGGGTGGGCGCGGGCAGTTCGGCGACTGTTGGATCCGCATGTCCCCCATGCCACGCGGCGAGGGCTATCTCTTCGACGATCGCATCGTGGGCGGTGTGATTCCGTCCAAGTACATCCCGGCCGTGGACCGCGGCATTCAGGAGGCCGCGCAACGCGGCGTGCTGGCCGGCTTCCCGCTGGTAGACTTCCGCGCCGAGCTGTACGACGGCTCCACGCACTCGGTGGACTCGAACGAAATGTCGTTCAAGATGGCCGGCATCCTCGCGTTCAAGACCGTGGCCAGCAAGTGCCGACCGGTTCTGCTCGAGCCCATCGACCTCGTCGAGGTGACGGTGCCCGATCGCTACCTCGGCGATGTGCTGGGCGACCTGTCCGGACGTCGCGGCCAGATTCTCGGCACCGACACCGATGGGCAGCAGACCAGTGTGCGCGCGCTGGTCCCGCAGGCGGAGTTGCACCTGTACGCCACGCAGCTCTTCTCGCTTTCGCATGGACACGGCACGCTCACCCGCCGATTCAGCGGCTATGAGCAGGTGCCGCATGAAGCGGCACAGAAGGTCGTGGCGGAACACGCCCGCGAAATGGAGGAAGCCACGGGCTGA
- a CDS encoding PilW family protein has product MTRAHSSRRRSGVTLVELLIGMTIFGVVMTAGMGFMMSQSRGLRVLSDRSNTVQNGRFSRDLLRQELRAAGTNVTDVQPILVMANDSVVAFNADLTTRNRDSVSLTGAVYVDTYASDATVSAITLDRQFTIPGSSPVLMYPLQSYSQVNAMFINSDAELLIYRFTPDTAGPAGTYALFRQVNDQKPELVATGLRRASNKPFFRYWYDPSRYGNDEPDLDTVPRTWLPLRKTAPRRGLDADTGVAVSARIDQLRAVEVTYEAKATGANRPEIVRYLVPMPNVENARQSRACGRPPLQPNAPSVTWRSDSQFVQITIPSAVDDGAGERDAIRYVIWRQRVGAATWGEPISTVAATQRASYIVRDNGMPTRNASYRYGVAVQDCTPNVSSMSTSADVYVP; this is encoded by the coding sequence ATGACCCGCGCCCATTCATCGCGTCGCCGCTCCGGCGTCACGCTCGTCGAGTTGCTCATCGGCATGACCATCTTTGGTGTCGTCATGACGGCCGGCATGGGATTCATGATGTCCCAGTCGCGTGGCCTGCGCGTGCTGTCCGACCGCAGCAACACCGTGCAGAACGGACGCTTCAGCCGCGACCTGCTGCGGCAGGAACTCCGCGCGGCCGGCACCAATGTCACCGATGTGCAGCCCATTCTCGTGATGGCCAACGACAGTGTGGTGGCGTTCAACGCCGACCTCACCACGCGCAATCGCGACTCGGTATCGCTCACCGGTGCCGTGTATGTGGATACCTACGCCAGTGACGCCACCGTCAGCGCCATCACGCTCGATCGGCAGTTCACCATTCCCGGCTCCAGTCCGGTGCTCATGTATCCGCTGCAGAGCTACTCGCAGGTGAACGCCATGTTCATCAACAGCGACGCTGAGCTGCTCATCTATCGCTTCACGCCGGATACGGCGGGACCGGCGGGCACCTATGCGCTGTTTCGTCAGGTCAACGACCAGAAGCCCGAGCTCGTGGCCACGGGCCTCCGCCGCGCCAGCAACAAGCCCTTCTTCCGCTACTGGTACGATCCCTCGCGTTACGGCAATGACGAACCCGATCTCGATACCGTGCCGCGCACCTGGCTGCCGCTCCGCAAGACGGCGCCGCGTCGTGGCCTCGATGCCGACACCGGTGTGGCGGTCTCGGCGCGCATCGACCAGTTGCGTGCGGTGGAGGTGACGTACGAAGCCAAGGCCACCGGCGCCAACCGTCCCGAGATTGTCCGCTATCTCGTGCCCATGCCCAACGTGGAGAACGCACGGCAGTCGCGCGCCTGTGGTCGTCCGCCACTGCAGCCCAATGCGCCGTCGGTGACCTGGCGAAGTGACTCGCAATTCGTGCAGATCACCATTCCCTCGGCCGTCGACGATGGAGCGGGTGAACGTGATGCCATTCGCTATGTGATCTGGCGCCAGCGTGTGGGGGCCGCCACCTGGGGGGAACCCATCAGCACCGTCGCGGCCACGCAGCGCGCCAGTTACATCGTGCGCGACAACGGCATGCCGACCCGCAACGCGTCGTACCGCTATGGCGTCGCGGTGCAGGACTGCACACCCAACGTTTCGTCCATGTCCACGTCCGCCGACGTGTACGTCCCATGA
- a CDS encoding FAD-binding oxidoreductase translates to MSMLAPSFDLPPAFRGVFRADTVARALYAEGAGIARCLPQAVAVPADVEALSDLVRWAKRTGHALIPRGSGSGMAAGAVGPHVVVDLSRFTDVLPVDVNARRVVAGVGATRQAVDAAARAEGLRFPVDPSSGAFCTVGGMTATNAAGARSLRFGAMRPWVQGVQAVFDDGSVVWVRRGEAWPVAVPAVARLRKAFDQVAAQVPVGLLRHEGVRKESSGYGLAAAMESGDLVDLLVGSEGTLAAFAAIELALIPVAGATATVLVTFGSLDAATACAVDAAEAGVSACELLDRTFLDVAARGGETGVPANAEAVLLIEVEGEDRSHCGILIDTVASMCLSHGAIEIQKADTPELERQLWHLRHAASPILSQLAPRLRSMQFIEDGCVPPGRFPEYVRGVRHALERSGTLGVIFGHAGDCHAHVNPLIDTMAPNWRDIVAQLLDEVCELTAKLGGTLAGEHGDGRLRAPLLDRIWGLEARAAFANIKAAADPAGVFNPGCKVADTGALPFGDLRHDPAAPALPPAVQTALQDVERGRRWDRFRLDLLPG, encoded by the coding sequence ATGTCGATGCTCGCCCCCTCCTTCGATCTGCCGCCGGCGTTTCGCGGGGTTTTTCGCGCCGACACCGTGGCGCGTGCGCTGTATGCCGAGGGCGCGGGCATTGCGCGCTGCCTGCCGCAAGCCGTGGCCGTACCGGCAGACGTGGAGGCCCTGAGCGACCTGGTGCGCTGGGCCAAGCGCACCGGGCATGCGCTCATTCCGCGGGGCAGCGGCAGTGGCATGGCGGCCGGCGCGGTAGGGCCGCATGTGGTCGTGGACCTGTCGCGCTTCACCGACGTGCTGCCGGTGGATGTCAACGCGCGGCGCGTGGTGGCCGGTGTGGGCGCCACGCGGCAGGCCGTTGATGCGGCAGCCCGCGCCGAGGGCCTGCGCTTCCCCGTCGATCCGTCGAGCGGGGCCTTCTGTACGGTGGGCGGCATGACGGCCACGAACGCGGCGGGCGCGCGGTCGCTGCGCTTTGGGGCCATGCGGCCCTGGGTGCAGGGGGTGCAGGCCGTATTCGATGACGGCTCTGTGGTCTGGGTGCGCCGCGGCGAAGCCTGGCCGGTGGCGGTGCCTGCGGTCGCGAGGCTCCGCAAGGCTTTCGATCAGGTGGCGGCACAGGTGCCGGTGGGCCTGCTCCGGCACGAAGGCGTGCGGAAGGAGTCGTCGGGCTACGGATTGGCTGCGGCCATGGAATCGGGCGACCTGGTGGACCTGCTGGTCGGCAGCGAAGGCACGCTGGCCGCCTTTGCGGCGATTGAGCTGGCCCTCATCCCTGTTGCCGGCGCAACAGCCACGGTGCTGGTGACCTTTGGTTCGCTGGACGCTGCCACGGCCTGCGCGGTGGACGCGGCCGAAGCCGGGGTGTCTGCCTGCGAGCTGCTCGACCGGACATTTCTGGATGTGGCGGCGCGGGGTGGCGAGACCGGTGTGCCGGCGAATGCAGAAGCGGTGTTGCTGATTGAAGTGGAAGGAGAGGACAGGTCACACTGCGGTATCCTTATCGATACTGTGGCGTCTATGTGCCTCTCTCATGGCGCGATAGAGATTCAAAAAGCCGACACCCCGGAGCTCGAGCGGCAACTGTGGCACCTCCGGCATGCGGCCAGCCCGATCCTTTCCCAGTTGGCGCCTCGACTTCGGTCCATGCAGTTCATCGAAGACGGCTGCGTGCCGCCAGGCCGGTTTCCTGAGTACGTACGCGGCGTTCGCCACGCGCTCGAACGATCGGGCACCCTCGGTGTCATTTTTGGTCACGCCGGTGACTGTCATGCGCACGTGAATCCGCTCATTGACACCATGGCGCCGAATTGGCGCGATATTGTTGCCCAACTGCTCGATGAAGTGTGCGAACTCACCGCCAAACTCGGTGGCACACTGGCCGGCGAACACGGCGACGGACGACTGCGCGCGCCGCTGCTGGACCGCATCTGGGGCCTCGAAGCCCGGGCGGCCTTTGCCAATATCAAGGCCGCTGCCGATCCGGCCGGGGTGTTCAACCCGGGCTGCAAGGTGGCTGACACCGGCGCGCTGCCGTTCGGCGACTTGCGGCACGACCCGGCCGCCCCCGCCCTCCCGCCTGCCGTGCAGACCGCGCTCCAGGACGTGGAGCGCGGCCGGCGCTGGGACCGCTTCCGACTCGACCTGCTGCCCGGCTGA
- a CDS encoding phytoene/squalene synthase family protein produces the protein MTVPAAALDAIARQDAARFCAAILPAVSRTFALGIKVLPGALGQAVLDAYLLCRIADTVEDAPGIAPDVKAALFDDFLSAFDDAAALARFTAGVQDLPGEIAHLTLTRNTPLVFAHFGALPPNTRAVVRKWVAEMAVGMRKFVLLYPSGIRIQTLAEYQEYCYYVAGTVGYMLTDLWHEHSPSIGAERYAVLRERCRAFAEALQTVNILKDVAVDAEQENSVYVPEELLQAHGSTQSRILAPELLASNREALTQLIKLAWHDLEEALTYLLDIPRRAVSIRMFCILPLLLAYATLRDLVESTAMLRPGGSVKISRREVKSLLMTGSVLAMSNGGLRWLVARVRQRSFELGFAG, from the coding sequence ATGACCGTACCCGCCGCGGCGCTCGACGCCATCGCGCGGCAGGATGCCGCCCGCTTTTGCGCCGCCATTCTGCCCGCCGTCTCGCGCACCTTTGCCCTGGGCATCAAGGTGCTGCCGGGCGCACTCGGGCAGGCCGTGCTCGACGCGTACCTGCTGTGCCGCATTGCGGACACCGTCGAAGACGCGCCCGGAATTGCCCCCGACGTCAAGGCCGCGCTGTTCGACGATTTTCTCTCGGCATTCGACGATGCCGCCGCGCTCGCGCGCTTCACGGCCGGTGTCCAGGACCTGCCCGGCGAAATCGCGCATCTCACGCTCACGCGCAACACGCCGCTGGTGTTTGCCCACTTTGGCGCGTTGCCGCCCAACACGCGGGCCGTGGTGCGCAAATGGGTCGCGGAAATGGCGGTTGGCATGCGCAAGTTCGTGCTGCTCTATCCCAGCGGCATCCGCATCCAGACGCTGGCCGAGTATCAGGAGTACTGCTACTACGTGGCCGGAACGGTGGGCTACATGCTCACCGATCTCTGGCACGAGCATTCACCGAGTATTGGCGCCGAGCGCTACGCCGTGCTGCGTGAACGCTGCCGCGCGTTTGCCGAAGCCCTGCAGACGGTGAACATCCTGAAAGACGTGGCGGTGGACGCCGAGCAGGAGAACTCGGTGTACGTGCCCGAGGAACTGCTGCAGGCCCATGGCAGCACGCAGAGCCGCATTCTGGCCCCCGAGCTGCTGGCCAGCAATCGTGAAGCGCTCACCCAGCTCATCAAGCTGGCCTGGCACGATCTCGAAGAGGCGCTGACGTACCTGCTGGACATCCCGCGGCGCGCGGTCTCCATTCGCATGTTCTGCATTCTGCCATTGCTGCTGGCCTATGCCACGCTGCGTGATCTGGTGGAGAGCACGGCCATGCTGCGGCCGGGTGGCTCGGTCAAGATCTCGCGCCGCGAGGTCAAGTCACTGCTCATGACCGGCAGTGTCCTGGCCATGAGCAACGGGGGGCTGCGCTGGCTCGTGGCGCGCGTGCGTCAGCGGAGCTTCGAGCTGGGCTTCGCGGGCTGA
- a CDS encoding zinc ribbon domain-containing protein, translated as MTVVSRSLDDLDRLAFRLSRVVRTQFPQLLHQGFTLTDLEERLLPYREVRREMADSGPDAFETAVLRLIAGEREYLDTDPALQTAARQALGFPSPTLAMIRSWSSTTLNLVSGGGTPPSGVPTAGRDTPMVGDVFPPPTQAPARATEPAALGGRAGVLSRLTTPRKSQAALRQSAALPVACCRYCDCRLPEARRVTFCPHCGMDLTKKQCAACSTELEVDWKFCVTCGRPGD; from the coding sequence GTGACCGTCGTTTCCCGTTCGCTGGACGATCTCGATCGACTGGCCTTTCGTCTGTCCCGTGTGGTGCGCACGCAGTTCCCCCAACTGCTGCACCAGGGGTTTACGCTCACCGATCTCGAGGAGCGGCTGTTGCCGTACCGCGAGGTGCGGCGCGAAATGGCGGACAGCGGACCGGATGCCTTCGAGACGGCCGTGCTGCGGCTGATTGCCGGCGAACGGGAGTATCTGGATACCGACCCCGCACTGCAGACGGCGGCCCGTCAGGCGCTCGGGTTTCCGTCGCCCACGCTGGCCATGATTCGGTCATGGTCGTCCACGACGCTGAACCTGGTGAGTGGCGGTGGCACCCCGCCGAGTGGCGTGCCCACGGCCGGCAGGGACACCCCCATGGTCGGTGATGTGTTTCCACCGCCGACTCAGGCGCCCGCGCGTGCGACCGAACCGGCAGCGCTCGGCGGTCGAGCCGGCGTACTGTCGCGCCTGACGACGCCGCGCAAATCCCAGGCGGCGCTGCGCCAGAGTGCGGCCTTGCCGGTGGCCTGCTGCCGCTACTGCGACTGCCGCCTGCCGGAGGCGCGTCGGGTGACGTTCTGCCCACACTGCGGCATGGACCTGACCAAGAAGCAGTGCGCGGCCTGCAGCACCGAGCTCGAGGTGGATTGGAAGTTCTGTGTAACCTGCGGACGACCGGGCGACTGA
- a CDS encoding ribonuclease H, with the protein MSARYPLVAVYADESCLGNGKSGATPGGLGALVEFRKSDGTLTRFDLWASEPDTTNNRMALRSVIDTYRAMSRKGNRLSVQFTTDSRYIVDGMTSWVRGWMARGWRRKDGAVENVELWQEAVEAIALHETQWLWVKGHAGHPQNEYANHLATRAAATQDASNGLVPSQFDTWMQEQPPKVRSQPLSGFPVAERFVPSPALPASSRARLES; encoded by the coding sequence GTGAGCGCGCGCTATCCGCTGGTGGCCGTGTATGCCGACGAATCCTGTCTGGGCAACGGCAAGAGCGGCGCCACGCCCGGTGGTCTTGGTGCGCTCGTGGAATTTCGCAAATCCGACGGGACGCTCACGCGCTTTGATCTCTGGGCCTCGGAGCCGGACACCACCAACAATCGCATGGCACTGCGCAGCGTGATCGACACGTATCGTGCCATGTCGCGCAAGGGCAACCGGCTGTCGGTGCAATTCACCACCGATTCGCGCTACATCGTGGACGGCATGACGTCCTGGGTGCGCGGCTGGATGGCGCGCGGATGGCGACGCAAGGACGGCGCGGTGGAAAACGTGGAGTTGTGGCAGGAGGCCGTGGAGGCCATTGCGCTGCACGAAACCCAGTGGCTGTGGGTGAAGGGCCACGCGGGGCATCCGCAGAACGAGTACGCCAACCACCTCGCCACGCGCGCTGCGGCCACGCAGGACGCGTCGAACGGTCTGGTCCCGTCCCAGTTCGACACCTGGATGCAGGAGCAGCCGCCCAAGGTGCGCAGCCAGCCGCTGTCGGGCTTTCCCGTGGCGGAACGGTTTGTGCCAAGCCCGGCGTTACCCGCCTCGTCGCGCGCGCGTCTGGAATCGTAA
- a CDS encoding PulJ/GspJ family protein, whose product MSAYRPGRAPRGRGRGRGRNTRRRGFTLIETVLAMTILSAIVLMIGLGTSQLQRAVGDAGIRSRAHARADMQIGLARTWPTWSTLERLSASSYNGLADGLRTTTVVTADTTGRRRIKRVRVTVEAVPASQMPSPVVRNISIAIP is encoded by the coding sequence ATGAGTGCGTATCGTCCTGGGCGTGCGCCACGCGGTCGCGGTCGAGGTCGCGGTCGCAATACGCGGCGCCGCGGCTTCACGCTCATCGAAACCGTGCTGGCCATGACCATCCTCTCCGCCATCGTGCTGATGATCGGATTGGGCACCTCGCAGTTGCAGCGCGCGGTGGGTGATGCCGGCATTCGCAGCCGGGCACACGCGCGCGCCGACATGCAGATCGGTCTGGCGCGCACCTGGCCCACCTGGAGCACGCTCGAACGCCTGAGTGCCAGCAGCTACAACGGCCTCGCTGATGGATTGCGCACCACGACCGTCGTGACGGCCGATACCACCGGGCGGCGGCGCATCAAGCGCGTGCGGGTCACGGTGGAAGCCGTACCGGCTTCGCAGATGCCGTCGCCAGTCGTCCGCAACATTTCCATCGCCATCCCATGA
- a CDS encoding MarR family winged helix-turn-helix transcriptional regulator produces MSDSTLVRTSRDVREEIQQTRPFRSSSQEALIALMRTASVLSRRVSRVVEPHGLSLAQYNVLRILRGAGAAGLPTLAIRDRMIDEGSTVTRLLDKLEKAELVIRDRSRPDRRQVLCNITPAGEALLALLDPLMDAVDDDIMAPLSEDQQRALIDTLGALRTGG; encoded by the coding sequence ATGTCCGATTCCACACTCGTCAGGACCTCGCGCGATGTGCGCGAGGAAATTCAGCAGACCCGCCCCTTTCGCTCGTCCTCGCAGGAAGCGCTCATCGCGCTCATGCGCACGGCCTCGGTGCTGTCGCGGCGCGTGTCCCGGGTCGTCGAGCCCCATGGGCTCAGCCTGGCGCAGTACAACGTGCTCCGCATTCTGCGGGGGGCGGGAGCGGCCGGCCTGCCCACCCTGGCCATCCGCGATCGCATGATCGACGAAGGGTCGACCGTCACGCGCCTGCTCGACAAGCTGGAAAAGGCGGAGCTCGTGATCCGCGACCGGAGCCGGCCCGACCGTCGGCAGGTGCTGTGCAACATCACGCCGGCCGGTGAAGCACTGCTGGCGTTGCTGGACCCGCTCATGGATGCCGTGGACGACGACATCATGGCGCCGCTTTCGGAAGATCAGCAGCGGGCGCTCATCGACACACTTGGCGCTTTGCGCACGGGCGGCTGA
- the thyX gene encoding FAD-dependent thymidylate synthase yields MPLSDAAILREPRVTVLARPQFAEPAHLPVQWMGESTDGERLAEFAGRLCYMSQRNPAGRSTREYLENIKKQGHGSVLEHANYSLLLEGVSRSLTHELVRHRAGFAYSQLSQRYVDESDAQFVMPPAIIGDTPLEDAWRTQVTSALDSYVALVEQLMTRYAWVDDKVHRRKMAREAARGVLPNSTETKIVVTGNARAWRTMLELRSSEGAELEIRRLAVAVLRVLQQEAAAFFSDFEIYDATDRREAARLQYHKV; encoded by the coding sequence ATGCCGCTTTCCGACGCCGCCATCCTGCGTGAGCCCCGTGTCACCGTGCTCGCCCGCCCCCAGTTTGCCGAGCCGGCCCACCTGCCGGTGCAGTGGATGGGGGAGTCCACGGACGGTGAACGTCTGGCGGAATTTGCCGGTCGCCTGTGCTACATGAGTCAGCGCAATCCGGCCGGTCGCAGCACACGCGAGTATCTGGAGAACATCAAGAAGCAGGGCCACGGCAGCGTGCTGGAGCATGCCAACTACTCCCTGCTGCTCGAGGGCGTGAGCCGTTCGCTCACCCACGAACTGGTGCGGCACCGCGCCGGCTTTGCCTACTCGCAGCTCTCGCAGCGCTATGTGGACGAAAGCGACGCGCAGTTCGTGATGCCACCGGCCATTATCGGGGACACGCCGCTGGAAGACGCCTGGCGCACGCAGGTGACCTCGGCCCTCGACAGCTACGTGGCGCTCGTGGAGCAGCTCATGACCCGCTATGCCTGGGTAGACGACAAGGTGCACCGCCGCAAGATGGCGCGTGAGGCCGCACGCGGCGTGCTGCCCAACAGCACCGAGACCAAGATTGTCGTGACGGGCAACGCGCGCGCCTGGCGCACGATGCTTGAGCTGCGTTCCAGCGAAGGCGCGGAGCTCGAGATCCGCCGACTCGCGGTGGCCGTGCTGCGTGTGCTGCAGCAGGAAGCGGCCGCGTTCTTCAGTGACTTCGAGATCTACGACGCCACGGACCGCCGCGAAGCGGCGCGCCTGCAGTACCACAAGGTGTGA
- a CDS encoding pilus assembly FimT family protein, whose protein sequence is MHRRSRLLAGYTVVELLIVVAIIGVLAALALPRFRVERLKVDSAARTLNMVLMAAKTDAAARGHNVLVVFDTAKGSIRTVWDANNNERIDAGEHTRPAVLPEGVRFARGEAVPAFGLDVDQFPSLQRLNTQPYLVLQRNGAFDRAAVFYLSQRAKRHDDPFGDTRMLRVDRATGRGRVFLYTKDGWRSQ, encoded by the coding sequence ATGCACCGCCGGTCCCGCCTTCTTGCGGGCTACACGGTGGTCGAATTGCTGATCGTGGTGGCCATTATCGGCGTGCTCGCCGCGCTCGCGCTGCCGCGCTTCCGCGTGGAGCGCCTGAAAGTGGACTCCGCCGCGCGCACGCTCAACATGGTGCTGATGGCGGCCAAGACCGACGCGGCCGCCCGCGGACACAATGTGCTGGTCGTGTTCGATACGGCCAAGGGGTCGATTCGCACGGTGTGGGACGCGAACAACAACGAGCGCATCGACGCGGGGGAACACACACGGCCCGCCGTGTTGCCCGAAGGCGTGCGCTTCGCGCGCGGGGAAGCCGTGCCGGCCTTCGGTCTCGACGTGGACCAGTTCCCCTCGCTGCAGCGCCTGAACACGCAGCCCTACCTGGTGCTGCAGCGCAATGGCGCCTTCGATCGCGCGGCCGTGTTCTACCTCAGCCAGCGTGCCAAGCGCCATGACGATCCCTTCGGCGACACGCGCATGCTGCGAGTGGACCGGGCCACCGGACGCGGGCGCGTGTTCCTCTACACGAAAGACGGATGGAGGTCGCAATGA